AAGattgtttacactttttaataatttttttaccaaTTGCACACAGTATAAACCAGTTGAAGGTGTACAGGTGTGAAAAAAATCATGGCTgtgtatattattttttaataaagaacTGACATATGTGTTTGTCAGACCATTATCTCTTAtagtattttaatattttttgtattcCAGTTATCGTGATGTCTTTTTGTAAAGTCTTAAGACAGACTGGTTAAACTTTGCATTGCtacatacagtatgcatttACAGTATACTGTAGATAGTTAATTTCTTACCTTTTTACTTTTAAACAGAATGTGTGTTCATGATGATACAGGAAGTATTGGATTAGTACATCTGATATATGTCACACAGGCTAAGTATATATTGTATTCGTGATTCTGTTCACATCACACATCATCAGCAGTTCTACAGTTCTACCATGATTGTGACATTTTAACAATCTGTTTTCAGCACAAATATTACACTGGTTACACCCATTTCTGGTAAGATAGTCAAAAATCTTTTTAGCGCTGTTTAACTTTAACTTGTTGACCTGCTGGATGCTTGCAATGTTGTTATGTCATTTGTATTACATTTGTTCATTATAAATTCAAAGTAATGAGTTACATTGTGGggtttaacttttattttcattaGTTCATTTATTGGATATTTACAGGTGTGTGTTTCTCCAAAGGACTGATCTTATTTTAATGAAGAGATGGATAAACTcattcttttcatttttttgttacaAGGTTTGTTGTTCTTAATTCTACTTtatcaaaaattttattttaccaacaaaaGTCTGACATTTGTCTAATGTGATAGCATGACTGAAAGTATAAATTCAAGCGCTAAATGTATTGTTTGGtgtatttacataaaaatgtattgtaaCTATAAAACTGGTGACAATTGAATGTTAATAATATACAACATGTATTTTATTCTCATCATGTTTGTATTGTAGGTGTTTTGTGTGAAGAATGGCCCATCAGTCTGCCAGAGAAAATCGAAGCTCTGAGTGGATCCTGTGTGATCATAAACTGCACATTTACTATTAAAAGCGAATATGATAAAGATCTCACTGACAGTGCTGCAGGAGTGTGGTATAAAGATGAGACCAAAGACAACAATATTGTGTTTAACTCCAGCAACTCCAATCTCTCTTTTAAAGGGAAAATAACTGGAAAATTACAAGACAAGAACTGTACTACCATTTTTAATCATGTTACTTCAAATCACGAAGGCAGATTTTTCTTCAGGATTGAGGGTAATGGTGGACTGAAATGGACCTATGCACAAAAATCTGTTTCAATAGATGTGATCGGTGAGTAACTTGACTGAAAATGATTTTGTTAATTACAAACTGCAAACATGTACAgtgcaataaaataaaagttttgccAATGTATGGAAAATAATGCAGAATGCTTATcttaaataacaacaaataaaaatctaaaaacATAATCATCTGTTATTCTTTATAACCTTccgttatataaataaaaatatgtgtgtatatttcaGACACTCTCTCAAAACCCACAGTGCAGATGTTTAAGGATCAGATGGAGGTTGAGGTTCAGGAGGAGGTGTTAGAGGGGAGCTCTATGTGTTTGCGCTGCTCTGCTAAGACTCTCTGCTCCTCTTCTCCACCAACTCTCACATGGAGCTCCACTGACAGACTCCACCTCAATGATAGCAGCAGACTACAGCTGGATCAACAGAATCAAACTGAGATCATCTCTGATCTGAACTTCACTGCTACTCACCTTCAACATGGAGTCACTTTCATCTGCACTATAACCTACCAGCTACAGCAGAGGAAGACAACAGCACAGAacaacgtctcggttacgtatgtaaccctcgttccctgaaggagggaacggagacgtcacgtcgtgaccgacgaattgggaactcgcttagagagaccaatctgcttcgaatactactaaaacgccaatgaacttggcattgagatatttgcataatgctggcgccgccccgccaggtgcgtatataagccacaggtgcaaatatggaaattagcttcatttcgctgagaaagccggaaagtgtgaccggccgataaacagcagggagcagccctgtggcgacgggacgtgacgtctccgttccctccttcagggaacgagggttacatacgtaaccgagacgttccctttcagtcggtcactacgacgtcacgtcgtgaccgacgaattgggaatccctaccaaaacgccactgagggctgacctcttccagtgtctgcgtaaagccctccggttccacttaaggataaggagaattaggttttaaggcagaaggccgggcactagatgttcctttaaccccacagtagtgctagcgactgggaagcgccctatctgagcggtatagggacgctgcggaagccaccgccccgttaagggctattggtgggcgaagtcaaccgtagttgaggtaaaaatgacagccgtggctgtgtaagcaaagcagtgctctgctgagggaaacgtgggctagtaggattaaccccacggaaaatactcacaaaggaacccggtgggacgcaatgtggatgcccgagccaaacacaggttcgcgaggatgcagctagtgagaggctggcagcggatgctccgcaacatcaggctgccaaggcagcggaggaaggcaaaacaatttattacgcgtttttgcctcgaaggccttccatactgagcttagtttggagcagcagtcggaggctgcaagccgacctgtgagcctgttctctgtgcttcccctaacgaggaaagaacacgagaggagacaggctcgacacgaacactgtaaaatctaatgaacgtattaggtgtcgcccaaccagcagctctgcagatgtctgttagcgaggaaccacaagcgaatgcccaaaatgaggcaacacttctagtagagtgagctctcaaattaaatggacaaggaatgccctgcagattataagcaagggcgatagtatcaactatccaatgagacatcctctgcttagtgacagctttccctctctgctgaccaccataacaaacaaagagctgatctgaggtcctaaggctttgtgtgcgatccacgtagatgcgtaacgctacggggcataataaagccatggttgggtctgccctcctccggggggcagcgcttgcaagcacaccaccttatctctgaagggagtggtgggaactttgggcacgtagcctggtctgagtctcagtgagacagcaggaccaaactgaaggcacgaatcgtcaacagagaatgcatgtaaattccttactctcttcacggagaccaatgctagcagggtcagagttttcattgacaaaaacttcagactcgcagactgcaaaggctcgaacgcggaacctgtagtagggcttcagcaccatggacaggtctcaggcggagtagagggagggcgcgaggggtttagcctgcgagcgcctcttaaaatctaataaccaaatcatgctgccaactgatctgccgttaataagcgagtgatgagcagaaatagcggcgatatcaactttaatggtggagggtgacagcctaccatctaacctatgttgaggatatataaaagcacaatgttaagcattctctggggtcctcgcgttgcgaagagcacaaggtgacgaaaagggtttcatttaagcgcgtaagcccgtcttgtggacggtgctcgtaccgcgtcgatggtgttagataccgcttgcgataaatcacctaaaccttgcgcgcactcaacgaccatacatgga
The Paramisgurnus dabryanus chromosome 1, PD_genome_1.1, whole genome shotgun sequence genome window above contains:
- the LOC135749839 gene encoding sialic acid-binding Ig-like lectin 14 gives rise to the protein MDKLILFIFLLQGVLCEEWPISLPEKIEALSGSCVIINCTFTIKSEYDKDLTDSAAGVWYKDETKDNNIVFNSSNSNLSFKGKITGKLQDKNCTTIFNHVTSNHEGRFFFRIEGNGGLKWTYAQKSVSIDVIDTLSKPTVQMFKDQMEVEVQEEVLEGSSMCLRCSAKTLCSSSPPTLTWSSTDRLHLNDSSRLQLDQQNQTEIISDLNFTATHLQHGVTFICTITYQLQQRKTTAQNNVSVTVRYAPKNTSVSVFPSNSVLEGSSVTLICSSDGNPAVFNYTWYRENGGQFKELQTGTNLTFNVTDRTHTGRYYCQAKNQHGTQNTSVLLDIQYAAQISLFSCNRTNVTVCLCEGHGNPSPKVEWFLSGRPVTNFTNTSINEERLNSTNLRSFISLHQSLTHTDTLQCISINTHGNASEKIQMVSSPQKTI